TCGGGGAGGCAAAAGCACCGAAAATAAAGTGCTGTTTACGCCTCCGACAACATGCCGTCTGACAATTTAATCTAGCACCAAGCAATCAGTTTTCCAAAATGATTTCTTAACACTCTACTTTCTAAAAATATTATACCCCAGTCTCTTTAGATGTGCAATTAAATTGCTACTCAAGAGACTCGCTTTACACATTTATAAACAATCTATTTGGCAACATTATCCCCTATGTTACTTCTTAATTTTATAATTACTCTTGTTTCTGTATCGATTATTTCCACCTTTCTTATCGTTCTCTATCCATAGTTTTCTTTTTAACTGACCGTTTCGGCTGCTGTCTGCCTTCCTGCTGATAGCGGTGCAGTTTTTCTAGTACACTTGCTTTTTTCGGCTGTTCTAACTGATTTTCTTTCTTCTGCTCCGTCTGATTTTTCCATGCTCGCAGTTCTTCATTGTATTCTATAATCAGTTTTTCTGCCTTGTTATAGACCTTCTGAAAGGATTGCACATTTGGATACCCTTCACGTTTTACGATCTGCTCCATACTCCTGTGCAGACGCTTTTCCAAATCCTCTAACAGTTCAATTCGCCCTTCCAGAGATTTTCGCTCTTTGCCTTTAAAGAACCCTCGTAACTCTGACAGTTGCTTTTTCAAAGAAGAAATATCCTGCTGTGTGCGTTTTATCTCCATGGACTGTCTCTGCAATTCATACATAACCTTCTGCATATCTTTCCACTCCTGCAAATCAATCTTTGGCACAGATTTTGGCGGTAGTTTAAATTTGAAAATTACTTCCTGTAAAAAGTCTTTCGCACCTCGGATAATCTGACGGAACATATCCGGCAGCCAACCATGTGTCCTGATAGATTGCAAGGTTTTGTCTGTGATTTTTTCCTGCTTGATTTTCAAAATATCCTTTTCAGGAACACCCTCGACTAATGCCACATCAACTGTCCGATTCCATTCCTGCCTTGCCGCATTGTCTGCCTTTATCTCCTCTGCCTTCGGATTGTTCTTTCCGATTTTCTTCGTTGCCAGATAAACGCCTCCCTGCTGGAATACAGAAAGTTTTTCTGATTCTTCTTTTACATAGCAGTTAATTGTATCAGTAAACA
The DNA window shown above is from Blautia hansenii DSM 20583 and carries:
- a CDS encoding MobA/MobL family protein; translated protein: MLIGRHSFIRQSKLSNVAGRIDYISNPKRQEYLYATYQTEGATPEFWKNLARENQLDFKASGSAGKCIEGREFIIALPESFVQYRADDVVRLFTETFHKRYGVECIAALHHNKTKTNYHIHLVFSERKMLEQPEVKIATRNMFYDEKGKHRRTKKEVLDKQGNLRAGCSIIPKGEVYESHIFTKKEEWFKNKAFTKEVKELFTDTINCYVKEESEKLSVFQQGGVYLATKKIGKNNPKAEEIKADNAARQEWNRTVDVALVEGVPEKDILKIKQEKITDKTLQSIRTHGWLPDMFRQIIRGAKDFLQEVIFKFKLPPKSVPKIDLQEWKDMQKVMYELQRQSMEIKRTQQDISSLKKQLSELRGFFKGKERKSLEGRIELLEDLEKRLHRSMEQIVKREGYPNVQSFQKVYNKAEKLIIEYNEELRAWKNQTEQKKENQLEQPKKASVLEKLHRYQQEGRQQPKRSVKKKTMDRER